The following coding sequences are from one Leptospira mayottensis 200901116 window:
- the sph gene encoding sphingomyelin phosphodiesterase, with amino-acid sequence MKTKRNVFPEKVRNELKRHTNSRFIICCSLFLFLISRCSPDKHTSYTNLLMLLLLNSNNRSVSNEDQNSTGYDPVNSGPANSTSPAGPGDLDPSNSDSVSSDSVNSGSVSSGSSSSGLVSSDSVNSGSVNSGSVNSGSVNSGSVSSGSVNSGSVSSGSSSSGLVSSDSVNSGSVSSGSVSSGSVSSGSSSSDSVNSGSVSSDSVSSGSSSSDSVSSGSSSSDSVSSGSVSSDSVSSGSVSSSSTSLPGRPTSSGSAPPPNRPTSSGSANYSYRPQPITGIGSSSIVISSPTSHSYPPQPITGVGSINIMTRSDQQASEIKILSHNVSLMPTQLPGWADWGQKERAEQIASSDYIKNQDVIVFEGLSDPNARKILLDGIHSRYPYQTDVIGRTRSGWNATLGVYRQSTSADGGVVIVSQWPIEEKVQYIFNNPGCGVESSYHKGFTYVKINKNGKKIHVIGTQVQTINTACSDLGRSVRINQFNNIKDFIDAKAIPKNEPVLIAGDMNITKGSNEYYEMLTKLNVSEPKYAGIPYTRDPKVNAFAALKYSDSQPAYTNYVLISRSHIQPEVWQNLAYDPISPKIWKRSNGHISYEFSDSYPVYGFVYADSITPTKSGHRRKYDQVSLVSVATGKRIQADSQKPNGWLKADATTETEFTKFNLLQPSDPNSNPFCMESGYVQIEPSAYLNYFWNWWYSGGFAGGYGNYGYYPKFDDGSNRIQIINLDGGCLQDGSQITFKDYNTILAQYQYITVWKEGIWNEYLFLRSSRVVRETTFYLRLNSTPVRDWRSDLIYY; translated from the coding sequence ATGAAAACAAAGCGAAATGTCTTCCCCGAAAAAGTCAGAAACGAATTAAAGAGACATACAAATTCAAGATTTATTATATGTTGTAGTCTCTTTTTATTTCTTATCTCACGTTGTTCACCCGATAAACATACTTCTTATACTAATTTACTTATGCTTTTACTTCTTAATTCGAATAACAGAAGCGTAAGCAATGAAGATCAAAATTCAACAGGTTACGATCCAGTAAATTCTGGTCCTGCAAACTCTACCTCACCAGCAGGCCCAGGAGATCTCGACCCATCAAATTCTGATTCAGTAAGTTCTGATTCAGTAAATTCTGGTTCAGTAAGCTCTGGTTCATCAAGTTCTGGTTTAGTAAGCTCTGATTCAGTAAATTCTGGTTCAGTAAATTCTGGTTCAGTAAATTCTGGTTCAGTAAATTCTGGTTCAGTAAGCTCTGGTTCAGTAAATTCTGGTTCAGTAAGCTCTGGTTCATCAAGTTCTGGTTTAGTAAGCTCTGATTCAGTAAATTCTGGTTCAGTAAGCTCTGGTTCAGTAAGCTCTGGTTCAGTAAGCTCTGGTTCATCAAGTTCTGATTCAGTAAATTCTGGTTCAGTAAGTTCTGATTCAGTAAGCTCTGGTTCATCAAGTTCTGATTCAGTAAGCTCTGGTTCATCAAGTTCTGATTCAGTAAGTTCTGGTTCAGTAAGTTCTGATTCAGTAAGTTCTGGTTCAGTAAGCTCTAGTTCAACATCACTTCCAGGTCGCCCTACAAGTTCTGGTTCTGCACCACCTCCAAATCGCCCTACAAGTTCTGGTTCTGCAAACTATAGCTATCGCCCACAACCAATAACCGGTATAGGAAGTTCTAGCATAGTAATAAGCTCTCCAACAAGCCATAGCTACCCCCCACAACCAATAACCGGCGTAGGAAGTATAAATATAATGACACGTTCCGATCAACAAGCCTCGGAGATAAAAATTCTTAGTCATAACGTTTCTTTAATGCCGACTCAACTTCCAGGTTGGGCAGATTGGGGACAAAAAGAAAGAGCAGAACAAATCGCAAGCTCGGACTACATAAAAAATCAAGACGTCATAGTATTTGAAGGTCTTTCTGACCCTAACGCGAGAAAGATTCTCTTAGACGGAATTCATTCACGGTATCCGTATCAAACCGATGTAATAGGGAGAACCAGAAGCGGTTGGAATGCCACCTTAGGAGTTTACAGGCAATCTACGTCTGCGGACGGAGGAGTCGTAATCGTAAGCCAATGGCCCATTGAAGAAAAGGTACAATACATCTTTAACAATCCTGGATGTGGTGTTGAATCATCTTATCACAAAGGATTTACTTATGTAAAAATCAATAAAAATGGAAAAAAAATTCATGTTATAGGAACCCAAGTTCAAACGATAAATACGGCATGTTCGGATTTGGGAAGATCTGTAAGAATAAATCAATTCAACAATATCAAAGATTTCATTGACGCAAAAGCAATCCCGAAGAACGAACCCGTTTTAATAGCGGGAGACATGAACATAACCAAAGGTAGTAACGAATATTATGAAATGCTTACTAAGCTAAACGTAAGCGAGCCTAAATATGCGGGCATTCCTTATACACGGGACCCGAAAGTAAACGCCTTTGCCGCTTTGAAATATAGCGACTCACAACCTGCATATACGAATTATGTGCTCATTTCAAGATCTCACATCCAACCTGAGGTTTGGCAAAATTTGGCCTACGATCCGATTTCTCCGAAAATCTGGAAAAGATCGAACGGACACATAAGTTACGAATTTTCGGACTCTTATCCAGTTTACGGTTTTGTATATGCGGATTCTATCACTCCTACAAAATCCGGACATAGAAGAAAATACGATCAAGTTTCCTTAGTATCCGTAGCCACCGGAAAAAGAATTCAAGCCGATTCTCAAAAACCAAACGGCTGGTTGAAAGCGGACGCAACCACTGAAACAGAATTTACGAAATTCAATTTGCTGCAACCATCAGATCCTAATTCAAACCCGTTCTGTATGGAAAGCGGGTACGTTCAAATCGAACCCTCTGCTTATTTGAATTACTTTTGGAATTGGTGGTATTCCGGGGGTTTTGCAGGAGGATACGGCAATTACGGCTACTATCCTAAATTCGACGACGGATCCAATCGGATCCAAATCATAAATCTAGACGGTGGATGCCTACAAGATGGGAGTCAAATTACATTCAAAGATTATAATACTATTTTGGCACAATATCAGTATATTACTGTTTGGAAAGAGGGAATCTGGAACGAATACTTATTTCTTCGAAGCAGTAGAGTTGTCAGGGAGACAACATTTTATCTACGATTGAATTCCACTCCCGTGAGAGATTGGCGTTCAGATCTAATTTATTATTAA
- the purD gene encoding phosphoribosylamine--glycine ligase, protein MQAKLKVLLIGSGGRESAIAFHLRKSPLLNELKVFPGNGGFPDNEVLPSNSFNILSKESVQSFLKLNPFDFIVVGPEDPLVAGFTDWAAELEIPTFGPDSYCAQVEGSKNFAKSLMVEANVPTAEYKTFTEYSSSLNYLESKSTPIVIKADGLAAGKGVTVATTKKMAMNALKEIFEDKKFGESGNQVVIEEFMEGQEASVFAVSDGDSYFLLPAAQDHKRAFDGDQGPNTGGMGAYCPAPIITEAILKKVKEEIFDRMFETFRKKGHPYRGLLYAGLMISSDGEPKVVEFNCRFGDPETQCVLAMFDGDLLELLYIASTGKIKEVQTSIKSGAAAVVVLAAQGYPDSYEKNIPLNLPETSGQNVYLFHAGTSKKDGKVFSSGGRILGVVAQGADLKSSVDQAYSFLEKIQAPKTFYRKDIGHRAL, encoded by the coding sequence TTGCAAGCTAAGTTAAAAGTCCTTCTCATCGGTTCGGGAGGTAGAGAAAGCGCAATCGCGTTCCATCTTCGTAAGTCCCCATTGTTAAACGAATTGAAAGTTTTTCCCGGAAACGGCGGTTTTCCGGATAACGAGGTCCTCCCCTCCAATTCGTTTAATATTTTATCCAAAGAATCGGTTCAGTCCTTTTTAAAACTGAATCCTTTTGATTTTATCGTAGTCGGACCAGAAGATCCTTTAGTCGCGGGTTTTACAGATTGGGCGGCCGAATTAGAAATTCCCACTTTTGGTCCCGATTCCTATTGTGCACAAGTGGAAGGTTCTAAAAATTTTGCGAAATCTTTAATGGTCGAGGCAAACGTTCCGACGGCGGAGTATAAAACGTTTACAGAATATTCCTCTTCCTTAAACTATCTCGAATCCAAGTCTACTCCCATCGTAATCAAAGCAGACGGGCTCGCCGCTGGTAAAGGTGTCACAGTAGCCACGACAAAAAAAATGGCGATGAACGCGCTCAAAGAAATTTTTGAAGATAAAAAATTCGGAGAAAGTGGCAATCAAGTTGTCATCGAAGAGTTCATGGAGGGCCAAGAAGCGTCCGTTTTTGCTGTTTCCGACGGGGATTCCTACTTTCTTTTGCCGGCCGCGCAAGATCATAAAAGAGCGTTCGACGGAGACCAAGGTCCGAATACCGGAGGTATGGGAGCCTATTGCCCCGCACCCATTATTACAGAAGCTATATTAAAAAAAGTGAAAGAAGAAATTTTCGATCGCATGTTTGAAACATTTCGCAAGAAGGGACATCCATATCGCGGTCTTCTTTACGCCGGTTTAATGATCTCTTCAGACGGAGAACCAAAAGTCGTGGAATTCAACTGCAGATTCGGAGATCCTGAAACCCAATGTGTACTTGCAATGTTCGACGGAGATTTATTAGAACTTCTTTATATAGCCTCTACAGGCAAAATTAAGGAGGTACAAACGTCGATAAAAAGTGGAGCCGCAGCGGTAGTAGTCCTCGCTGCTCAAGGATATCCGGATTCTTATGAAAAAAATATTCCGTTGAATCTTCCGGAAACGTCTGGTCAAAACGTTTATCTTTTTCATGCGGGGACATCAAAAAAAGATGGAAAAGTTTTTTCATCAGGGGGAAGAATTCTCGGAGTAGTAGCTCAAGGAGCCGATCTAAAGAGTTCGGTCGACCAAGCTTATTCTTTCCTGGAAAAAATCCAGGCTCCCAAAACTTTTTATAGAAAAGACATCGGACACAGGGCCCTTTAA
- the thiM gene encoding hydroxyethylthiazole kinase translates to MSKHPTLERVWPAKEIVEDLLELRKHSPLTHVMTNIVVTNWTANVLLAVGASPAMVIAEEEAGEFAKIASGLLINVGTITSNDAKAMKIAATAAHQMNIPWVIDPVAAGTLGFRTEVTKELLDLKPTVIRGNASEILALAGTAGKGKGVDSTASSKNALPYAQELSEKTGAVVAVSGEVDYVTNGKKTITIHGGDPIMTKVTGIGCSLGALIASFLGVQKDPLRASVSASAVFAIAGSRSAKKSNGPGSFAVNFLDQLSQLSIE, encoded by the coding sequence ATGTCAAAACATCCGACCTTAGAAAGAGTCTGGCCCGCAAAAGAGATCGTAGAAGACCTTTTAGAGCTAAGAAAACATTCCCCCCTAACACACGTTATGACAAACATCGTAGTCACAAATTGGACTGCAAACGTATTACTCGCAGTCGGCGCGTCTCCCGCGATGGTAATCGCCGAAGAGGAAGCGGGAGAATTTGCGAAGATTGCAAGCGGATTACTGATCAACGTCGGCACAATAACTTCAAACGATGCAAAAGCCATGAAAATCGCAGCAACCGCCGCCCATCAGATGAACATTCCTTGGGTAATCGATCCTGTCGCAGCAGGAACACTTGGGTTTAGAACGGAAGTAACCAAGGAATTACTTGACTTAAAACCGACTGTAATTAGAGGGAACGCCTCTGAAATCCTTGCGTTAGCCGGAACAGCAGGAAAAGGGAAAGGAGTCGATTCGACGGCGAGCTCCAAAAATGCTCTGCCCTATGCACAAGAGCTTTCAGAAAAAACCGGCGCGGTTGTTGCCGTAAGCGGCGAAGTGGATTACGTAACGAACGGAAAGAAAACCATCACAATCCACGGAGGAGACCCGATTATGACTAAGGTAACTGGCATCGGTTGTTCTTTGGGTGCGTTGATCGCTTCTTTTTTAGGAGTTCAAAAGGATCCGTTACGAGCATCCGTATCTGCTTCCGCGGTATTTGCGATTGCAGGTTCTCGTTCAGCGAAAAAATCGAACGGTCCCGGAAGTTTTGCGGTAAACTTTTTAGATCAATTAAGTCAGCTTTCGATCGAGTAA
- a CDS encoding host attachment protein, protein MKNKWVVVANRSEAKIFEYKGSRKGLELLESIENPKGRMKNRELILNSSGRGKRAKAQKIAFDTKSVQEPKRRVAESFASQISDVITQGRKSNRFLSLVLISEPRFLGMLLDKMDRKSQSMIFHKMGKDIIATNNQEILSHLREILV, encoded by the coding sequence ATGAAAAACAAATGGGTAGTGGTCGCAAATCGATCCGAAGCGAAAATTTTTGAGTACAAAGGTTCTCGAAAAGGACTAGAACTTTTAGAAAGTATCGAAAATCCAAAAGGAAGAATGAAAAATCGAGAACTGATTCTCAACTCTTCCGGTCGTGGGAAACGCGCAAAAGCGCAGAAAATCGCTTTTGACACAAAGTCCGTTCAAGAACCGAAACGAAGAGTTGCAGAATCCTTTGCTAGCCAGATTTCGGATGTGATCACTCAAGGACGAAAATCCAATCGTTTCCTCAGTCTCGTTCTTATTTCAGAACCGAGGTTTCTCGGAATGCTCTTAGACAAGATGGATCGAAAATCTCAATCGATGATTTTTCATAAGATGGGAAAAGATATTATTGCGACGAACAATCAAGAGATCCTTTCTCATCTTCGAGAAATTCTCGTATAA
- a CDS encoding valine--tRNA ligase, translated as MKKQIGDRYEPKEVENKWISLWEEKKSFAPNSNSKESFSIVIPPPNVTGSLHIGHALNHTIQDILIRIERKKGKSTLWLPGMDHAGIATQMVVERELAKEGKKRTDFTREEFVNKIWEWKDHSGGMITRQQKLLGESVDWSKERFTLDEGLSKAVFKVFKSLYDEGLIYRGERIINWCPTSRTAISDLEVEFRETKGKLYHIKYPIHGKKDQFLVVATTRPETMFGDVAVCANPEDKRYAPLKDVVLDLPLTNRQIPLLFDSFVDQEFGSGLVKITPAHDANDFEAGQRLGLKPLLVMNPDGTMNANAGPYQGLDRFEARKKVLVDLEAKGLIEKIEDHVHSVGHNSRGGTVIEPYLSTQWFVKIKPLADLAVQAVQTGQVEFIPKMWEKTFFEWMHNIRDWCISRQLWWGHRIPAYHCKTCKHVEVSETPVTTCPSCNSKEVEPDPDVLDTWFSSQLWPFSTMGWPEQTSDLKKYYPTSVLVTGFDIIFFWVSRMIMMGMKFLKAPPFHKVLIHGLVRDKNGKKFSKSVGNVIDPLVMMEKYGTDSFRFFLAATLPEGKDILFDESRLDGYRSFCNKIWNSSRFILMNLEESFVPTGITPEIEKDLEPMDQWILSKFNRCLEEYNKAHSKFHFYEMAAAIYEFIWGDFCDWYIELVKPRAYGKVSPRSTEIAKQVLSDVLTRALGLLHPFMPFLTEEVHSVFSDQYIVTTPFPEVYPVSSDATGVQKLNLLQEIVTKIRVMRSENGVAPDKKCKAIVKSEDDITRFAISENEVSLLQLARLESIRIEGTYKIQKTDSVSHFTKGEIILPLEGLIDIEKEKARLNKELQKSEIEKEKLEAKLSNPGFLSKAAPDVVEKEREKLKIFIDKVEVLKKGIQNLAS; from the coding sequence TCCGAATCGAACGTAAGAAAGGCAAATCTACTCTTTGGCTTCCAGGAATGGATCACGCAGGAATCGCAACTCAAATGGTTGTGGAAAGAGAACTTGCAAAAGAAGGAAAAAAAAGAACCGATTTTACAAGAGAAGAATTCGTTAACAAAATCTGGGAATGGAAAGATCATTCGGGTGGAATGATCACACGACAGCAAAAACTTTTAGGGGAATCGGTCGATTGGTCCAAAGAAAGATTCACTTTGGACGAGGGGCTTTCCAAAGCCGTATTCAAAGTTTTTAAATCTCTTTACGACGAAGGTTTGATCTATCGCGGAGAAAGAATCATCAACTGGTGTCCCACTTCCAGAACTGCGATCTCGGATCTAGAAGTGGAATTTCGTGAAACAAAAGGCAAACTCTATCATATTAAATATCCCATCCACGGTAAAAAGGATCAATTTTTAGTCGTAGCTACGACAAGACCGGAAACGATGTTCGGAGACGTAGCAGTTTGTGCAAATCCCGAAGATAAACGTTATGCTCCCTTGAAGGATGTGGTTCTGGATCTTCCTCTTACGAACAGACAGATCCCGCTACTCTTCGATTCTTTTGTGGATCAGGAATTCGGATCGGGCCTTGTAAAGATCACACCTGCACACGATGCAAACGACTTTGAAGCAGGTCAAAGACTCGGACTCAAACCACTTCTTGTTATGAACCCGGACGGGACCATGAACGCAAACGCTGGCCCGTATCAAGGTCTGGATCGTTTTGAAGCGCGTAAGAAAGTTCTCGTAGATCTTGAAGCCAAAGGTTTAATCGAAAAAATCGAAGACCACGTTCACTCGGTCGGCCACAACTCAAGAGGAGGGACGGTGATAGAACCGTATCTTTCGACCCAGTGGTTCGTTAAGATCAAACCTCTCGCAGACTTGGCAGTGCAAGCAGTTCAAACCGGCCAAGTAGAATTTATTCCAAAAATGTGGGAAAAAACTTTTTTTGAATGGATGCACAACATCCGAGATTGGTGCATCTCCAGACAACTTTGGTGGGGACATAGAATTCCTGCGTATCATTGTAAAACGTGCAAACATGTGGAAGTTTCCGAAACTCCCGTAACGACCTGTCCTTCCTGCAATTCCAAAGAAGTGGAGCCCGATCCGGATGTTTTGGATACTTGGTTCTCTTCCCAACTTTGGCCTTTTTCGACAATGGGTTGGCCGGAACAAACGTCTGACTTAAAAAAATACTATCCGACTTCCGTCCTTGTCACCGGCTTCGATATCATATTCTTCTGGGTTTCCAGAATGATCATGATGGGAATGAAGTTTTTAAAAGCTCCACCATTTCATAAAGTACTCATACACGGTTTAGTCAGGGATAAAAACGGAAAAAAATTCTCCAAATCCGTTGGAAACGTAATCGACCCCCTAGTGATGATGGAAAAATACGGAACCGACTCTTTTCGCTTTTTTCTCGCGGCAACTCTCCCCGAAGGTAAGGATATCCTTTTCGACGAATCTCGTTTGGACGGTTATCGTTCTTTCTGTAATAAAATCTGGAATTCGTCCCGCTTTATTCTGATGAACTTGGAAGAATCCTTCGTTCCGACAGGCATCACTCCGGAAATCGAAAAAGATCTCGAACCGATGGATCAATGGATTCTTTCCAAATTCAATCGCTGTTTGGAAGAATACAATAAAGCCCACTCCAAGTTCCATTTTTATGAAATGGCCGCTGCGATCTACGAATTCATTTGGGGAGATTTCTGCGATTGGTATATAGAACTCGTCAAACCGAGAGCATACGGCAAAGTTTCTCCCCGATCGACGGAAATCGCAAAACAGGTCCTTTCGGACGTGCTTACTCGTGCATTAGGACTTTTGCATCCTTTTATGCCGTTTTTAACCGAAGAAGTTCATTCCGTTTTTTCAGACCAGTACATCGTTACTACCCCTTTCCCGGAAGTGTATCCGGTTTCTTCCGACGCCACAGGAGTTCAAAAGCTTAATCTTCTTCAAGAAATCGTCACAAAAATCCGCGTTATGCGCTCTGAAAACGGAGTTGCTCCGGACAAAAAGTGTAAAGCGATCGTCAAATCCGAAGACGATATCACTCGCTTTGCAATTTCTGAAAATGAGGTATCTCTCTTGCAACTCGCCCGTCTGGAATCCATTCGAATCGAAGGTACATACAAAATTCAGAAAACGGATTCGGTTTCTCATTTTACAAAAGGAGAAATTATTCTTCCTTTGGAAGGATTGATCGACATTGAAAAAGAAAAAGCCCGTTTAAATAAGGAACTTCAAAAATCCGAGATCGAAAAAGAAAAACTCGAAGCAAAACTATCTAATCCGGGTTTTCTTTCCAAGGCCGCTCCCGATGTTGTGGAGAAAGAAAGAGAAAAACTCAAAATCTTCATCGATAAAGTGGAGGTTCTAAAAAAGGGGATTCAAAATCTTGCAAGCTAA
- the prfB gene encoding peptide chain release factor 2 gives MEVKSAKELKRVSKELQENFLNRWKLLNLEQDKDRLKALNEKSEDPDLWNNPEEARTVSQKKNELEKKLTPWFTIQQDILDFPDLVELTLDEKGENGIGELSIEYNRLQEKFEELELLGALKNSEDLKPAFLNIHPGAGGTESQDWAEMLLRMYIRYFEKKGYRYSLIDIQAGDGAGIKNATLHVAGDFAFGFLKGENGIHRLVRISPFDANKRRHTSFVSVHVSPEIDDEIDIKIEEKDIRVDVYRSSGAGGQHVNTTDSAVRITHLPSGIVVACQNERSQIKNRDTAFKMLKARLYEMEQEKAKEELEKKSGEKKDIAWGSQIRSYVFHPYNLVKDHRTDHETGNVAAVMDGDIEPFILAYLKTL, from the coding sequence ATGGAAGTCAAATCAGCAAAAGAACTTAAAAGAGTCTCTAAAGAATTACAGGAAAATTTTCTAAATCGTTGGAAACTCTTAAATTTGGAACAGGACAAGGATCGTCTTAAGGCGCTCAATGAAAAGTCCGAAGATCCGGACCTCTGGAACAATCCGGAAGAAGCGAGGACTGTAAGCCAGAAAAAGAATGAACTGGAAAAAAAACTCACCCCCTGGTTTACGATTCAACAAGATATATTAGATTTTCCTGATTTAGTTGAGCTGACTCTCGACGAAAAAGGTGAAAACGGAATCGGAGAGCTTTCGATAGAATACAACAGGCTCCAGGAAAAATTCGAAGAACTCGAACTTTTAGGCGCTCTTAAAAATTCAGAGGATCTAAAACCGGCTTTCCTAAATATTCACCCTGGAGCGGGTGGAACTGAAAGCCAAGACTGGGCTGAAATGCTTCTTAGGATGTACATTCGATATTTTGAAAAAAAGGGATATCGGTATTCCCTCATTGATATTCAGGCGGGCGATGGGGCCGGAATCAAAAATGCCACCTTACATGTGGCAGGCGATTTCGCTTTTGGTTTTTTAAAAGGGGAAAATGGAATTCATAGGCTCGTAAGGATTTCTCCTTTTGATGCAAACAAAAGGAGACATACCTCCTTCGTTTCAGTCCACGTAAGCCCTGAGATAGACGACGAAATCGATATTAAAATCGAAGAAAAAGACATTCGCGTGGATGTATACCGTTCTTCGGGAGCTGGTGGACAACACGTCAACACAACCGATTCCGCAGTTCGAATCACTCACCTTCCTAGCGGAATCGTCGTCGCCTGCCAAAACGAAAGATCTCAGATCAAAAATAGGGATACCGCATTTAAGATGTTAAAGGCAAGGCTCTACGAGATGGAACAGGAAAAAGCCAAGGAAGAATTGGAAAAAAAATCCGGCGAGAAAAAAGACATCGCTTGGGGTTCTCAGATTCGAAGTTACGTCTTCCATCCTTACAACCTTGTGAAAGATCATAGAACCGATCACGAAACCGGAAACGTCGCAGCAGTGATGGACGGTGATATAGAACCGTTCATTCTTGCGTATTTAAAAACTCTTTAA